In Enterobacter sp. 638, a single window of DNA contains:
- the lplT gene encoding lysophospholipid transporter LplT — protein sequence MRESAHTNTSLWSKGMMAVTSAQFLSAFGDNALLFATLALLKAEFYPDWSQPILQMVFVGAYILFAPFVGQVADSFPKGRVMMFANSLKLLGAASICFGFNPFIGYTLVGIGAAAYSPAKYGILGELTTGDKLVKANGLMESSTIAAILLGSVAGGVLADWHVLAALGICAVVYAGAVVANLFIPTLPVARPGQSWRFTPMTSSFFNACRVLWRDGETRFSLIGTSMFWGAGVTLRFLLVLWVPTALGITDNATPTYLNAMVAVGIVVGAGAAAKLVTLETVRRCMPAGILIGVGVLFFSLQHALLPAYGLLILIGILGGFFIVPLNALLQERGKHTVGAGNAIAVQNLGENTAMLLMLGLYSLAVKAGLPVVGIGVGFGALFALAITGLWIWQRRR from the coding sequence ATGCGTGAGTCAGCACACACTAATACTTCGCTCTGGTCGAAGGGCATGATGGCGGTAACGTCCGCCCAGTTCCTGTCGGCCTTTGGCGATAATGCCTTGCTCTTTGCCACCCTCGCACTACTGAAAGCAGAATTCTATCCTGACTGGAGTCAGCCTATTCTGCAGATGGTGTTTGTGGGCGCTTACATTCTTTTTGCCCCGTTCGTCGGGCAGGTGGCGGACAGCTTCCCAAAAGGACGGGTGATGATGTTTGCCAACAGCCTCAAGTTGTTGGGTGCGGCAAGTATCTGTTTCGGGTTCAATCCTTTTATAGGTTACACGCTGGTGGGTATTGGGGCAGCGGCTTATTCGCCTGCCAAATACGGCATTCTGGGTGAGCTAACCACGGGCGATAAGTTGGTCAAAGCCAATGGTCTGATGGAATCTTCGACGATTGCCGCGATTCTGCTTGGTTCTGTTGCCGGTGGTGTGCTGGCAGACTGGCACGTTCTGGCGGCGCTGGGCATTTGCGCCGTGGTATACGCAGGCGCCGTAGTCGCAAACCTGTTTATCCCGACGCTCCCCGTGGCGCGTCCGGGGCAATCCTGGCGATTCACCCCCATGACCTCCAGTTTCTTCAACGCCTGTCGGGTGCTGTGGCGCGATGGCGAAACGCGTTTTTCGTTGATTGGAACCAGCATGTTCTGGGGCGCTGGCGTGACGCTGCGCTTCCTGCTGGTGTTGTGGGTCCCGACAGCGTTGGGGATTACTGACAACGCGACGCCAACGTATCTGAATGCCATGGTCGCTGTCGGGATCGTGGTGGGTGCGGGAGCGGCGGCGAAACTGGTGACGCTGGAAACGGTGAGGCGCTGTATGCCTGCCGGGATTTTGATTGGCGTGGGCGTGCTGTTCTTCTCCCTGCAGCATGCGCTCTTACCCGCTTATGGATTGCTGATCCTGATTGGTATTTTGGGCGGTTTCTTTATCGTGCCGCTCAATGCGTTATTGCAGGAGCGCGGCAAGCATACCGTCGGGGCGGGCAACGCCATTGCCGTGCAGAATCTGGGTGAGAACACCGCGATGCTGCTGATGCTGGGGCTTTACTCGCTGGCTGTCAAAGCGGGGTTACCGGTGGTGGGCATTGGCGTGGGGTTTGGCGCGCTCTTTGCGCTGGCGATTACCGGGCTGTGGATCTGGCAGCGTCGTCGCTAG